The window TCTTCGTCGCGCCGGAGAAGTCCTCCCAGACCAGCGCCGTCTTGTCGGCCAACCCCTGTTGGCAGAGCCGGTCGCTGCAGTGCCAGCCGATGTTCAGCGGGTCGCCCTTGCGGTAGCCCAGTTCCTGCTCGGCCAGCGACCAGGAGAAGTCCTTCAGGCGGTCCTCGTAGGTGGGCGTGGTGGCCATCGTCAGTCCCCTGTGTGGTTGGTGTCCGGTCGCGGCGCCGCGTCCCCGCGCGCCTCGATCATGGCGACTGCCAGCGCGTGGTCGCCGGCGGCGGCGAGGCTCAGGTGGATGCGGCCGGCGGCGTGCCGCGCGGCCAGTTCCCGGAGTCGTCCCCGCAGCCGGACCGCGGCCGGCCCCTCGCCGCGGCGCGTGATCTCCACATCCTGCCAGAAGGCGCCGCGGCCGTCGGCGAAGGCCAGGGCCTTCAGGACGGCCTCCTTGGCGGCGAAGCGTTCGGCGAGGCGGCGCGCCGCGCGCGGACCGCCGCGGCAGGCGGCGAGTTCCGCCGGCGTGAACACCGCGTCGACGAAGCCCCGTTGCGGCTCGTCCAACTCCCGCGCCAGGCGGCGCACGTCGCAGAGATCCGCGCCGACGCCGAGGATCCGGGGGCTCGCGACACCTGCTGTCGGGGGAGGACCGATGATGCAACTCCCAGGATGTGAACGATT of the bacterium genome contains:
- a CDS encoding holo-ACP synthase yields the protein MLGVGADLCDVRRLARELDEPQRGFVDAVFTPAELAACRGGPRAARRLAERFAAKEAVLKALAFADGRGAFWQDVEITRRGEGPAAVRLRGRLRELAARHAAGRIHLSLAAAGDHALAVAMIEARGDAAPRPDTNHTGD